The Lentzea guizhouensis genome contains a region encoding:
- a CDS encoding ATP-binding cassette domain-containing protein, whose amino-acid sequence MVDDALAEARADLESLDRLGASLAAAPDDSQLLAAYADQLERAQQHEAWDADRRAEIVLSGLGLGDVSQDRTLGSLSGGQCRRLSLAALVLRRPLALLLDEPTNHLDDAAAVFLQEQLREQPGAVVLASHDRAFLDAVCTDLVDLDPAVEGPVRFGGTYSEYVARRRADRERWERRYAEEQEELTALRTDLDGVAHRVAPNRAMRDSDKMGYGVRANRVQSQISRRVRNTTRRLEELERRVVPAPPRPLRFHAALASAQAAGTGDVLVSLRQLHVPHRLTLDVLDVREGTRLLVTGPNGSGKSTLLLALAGRLDVTGVQRRPDLRIGLLDQNTTFEHPRRTARATYGRALGAERAEQVPLESLGLLHRWDLGKAVGTLSVGQRRRLALALLVADPPRVLLLDEPTNHLSPTLCDELEDALGPGPGAIVVASHDRWLRQRWEGTEITLQAR is encoded by the coding sequence GTGGTCGACGACGCCCTGGCCGAGGCCCGCGCGGACCTGGAGTCGCTGGACCGGCTCGGTGCGTCGCTCGCGGCCGCCCCCGACGACTCGCAGCTGCTCGCCGCGTACGCCGACCAGCTTGAACGCGCGCAGCAGCACGAGGCGTGGGACGCGGACCGGCGGGCCGAGATCGTCCTGTCCGGACTGGGGCTGGGTGACGTGTCGCAGGACCGGACGCTGGGGTCGCTCTCGGGCGGCCAGTGCCGGCGTCTGTCGCTGGCCGCGCTCGTGCTGCGCAGGCCGTTGGCGTTGTTGCTGGACGAGCCGACGAACCACCTGGACGACGCGGCGGCCGTGTTCCTGCAGGAGCAGCTGCGCGAGCAGCCGGGGGCGGTGGTGCTGGCGAGCCATGATCGGGCGTTCCTCGACGCGGTGTGCACGGACCTGGTGGACCTCGACCCGGCGGTGGAGGGGCCGGTCCGGTTCGGCGGCACGTACAGCGAGTACGTGGCGCGGCGGCGGGCCGACCGCGAGCGCTGGGAACGGCGGTACGCCGAGGAGCAGGAGGAGCTGACCGCGCTGCGGACGGACCTCGACGGGGTCGCGCACCGGGTCGCGCCGAACCGGGCGATGCGCGACAGCGACAAGATGGGCTACGGCGTGCGGGCGAACCGCGTGCAGAGCCAGATCTCCCGGCGGGTCAGGAACACGACACGGCGGTTGGAGGAGCTGGAACGCCGCGTGGTGCCCGCTCCCCCGCGGCCGCTGCGGTTCCACGCGGCGCTGGCGTCGGCGCAGGCCGCCGGCACCGGCGACGTCCTCGTGTCCCTGCGCCAGCTCCACGTCCCCCACCGGCTCACCCTCGACGTCCTCGACGTCCGCGAAGGCACCCGCCTGCTCGTCACCGGGCCCAACGGCTCCGGCAAGTCGACCCTCCTGCTCGCACTGGCCGGCCGCCTCGACGTCACCGGAGTCCAGCGCCGCCCGGACCTCCGGATCGGCCTGCTCGACCAGAACACGACGTTCGAGCACCCGCGCCGCACCGCCCGCGCCACCTACGGCCGGGCGCTCGGGGCGGAACGGGCCGAGCAGGTGCCGCTGGAGTCGCTGGGCCTGCTGCACCGGTGGGACCTCGGCAAGGCGGTCGGCACGCTGTCGGTCGGCCAGCGCCGCCGCCTCGCGCTCGCCCTGCTCGTGGCCGACCCACCGCGAGTGCTCCTGCTCGACGAGCCGACCAACCACCTGTCGCCGACGTTGTGCGACGAGCTGGAGGACGCACTGGGTCCGGGGCCGGGTGCGATCGTGGTCGCGAGCCACGACCGGTGGCTGCGACAGCGCTGGGAGGGAACGGAGATCACGCTGCAGGCGCGTTGA
- a CDS encoding class I SAM-dependent methyltransferase, which produces MGDLAATGLATASVHAVVIIDALQFAPSKLAVLQECHRVLVPGGRLVITCWQPVEQGDEKVSPLIRDLDLSPLLQEAGFAAVSTQERQDWYENEKQLWLEALAVPDPDPAMVSLQDEARRVLAKRDLMKRVLAVGTTPRS; this is translated from the coding sequence GTGGGTGACCTCGCCGCCACCGGCCTGGCGACCGCGTCGGTCCACGCGGTGGTGATCATCGACGCCCTGCAGTTCGCACCGTCGAAGCTCGCCGTGCTGCAGGAGTGCCACCGCGTGCTCGTCCCCGGCGGCCGCCTGGTCATCACCTGCTGGCAGCCCGTCGAACAGGGCGACGAGAAGGTCTCGCCGCTCATCCGCGACCTCGACCTGTCGCCGCTGCTGCAGGAGGCCGGGTTCGCCGCGGTCAGCACGCAGGAGAGGCAGGACTGGTACGAGAACGAGAAGCAGCTGTGGCTGGAAGCACTCGCCGTGCCGGACCCCGACCCGGCGATGGTGTCGTTGCAGGACGAGGCCCGGCGGGTGCTGGCGAAGCGCGACCTGATGAAGCGGGTGCTGGCCGTCGGGACCACGCCCCGCAGCTGA
- a CDS encoding SAM-dependent methyltransferase — MPTAEEFDRWYADRGESAVADDLVRRVLGLPPDLESTSLLTGQAIDDVVELLDLREGTTLLDLACGRGGYGREIARRTGASLIGVDFSRRHRAGESPPRRRLPGG, encoded by the coding sequence ATGCCGACCGCCGAGGAGTTCGACCGCTGGTACGCCGACCGCGGCGAGTCCGCCGTCGCCGACGACCTGGTGCGGCGCGTGCTCGGCCTGCCGCCGGACCTGGAGTCCACCAGCCTGCTCACCGGTCAGGCGATCGACGACGTCGTGGAGCTGCTGGACCTGCGGGAGGGCACGACCCTGCTGGACCTGGCGTGCGGCCGCGGCGGCTACGGCCGGGAGATCGCCCGCCGCACCGGCGCGTCGCTCATCGGCGTGGACTTCTCCCGTCGCCATCGAGCAGGCGAAAGCCCGCCACGGCGGCGACTTCCGGGTGGGTGA
- a CDS encoding aminoglycoside phosphotransferase family protein, whose protein sequence is MDLDRTTTRLATRWGLELGAPFEGGSSAAVLRCRWPDGTPAVLKVGEDRALGERQHAALALFAPSGRVPAVLAFDEESGAVVLEEVRPGTLAEDLPAHALPALWAGLLAALHGVGVPERIGTLRERCEEAFARVGRRLHNPVVAARISPLDWTRAMQKCARLLDTTRTPVLLHGDLHPGNALDGGPARGLLAVDPKTCVGDPCFDAVDLVVMGAGHEGVEARCAAIAAACDLDGDRLFAWARVIAPFFVVAHATNGAPEPVVDELVQLLR, encoded by the coding sequence GTGGACCTGGACCGCACGACCACCCGCCTGGCCACCCGCTGGGGACTCGAGCTCGGTGCGCCGTTCGAGGGCGGCTCGTCGGCCGCCGTGCTGCGCTGCCGGTGGCCCGACGGCACACCGGCCGTGCTCAAGGTGGGCGAGGACCGGGCGCTGGGCGAACGCCAGCACGCCGCGCTCGCCCTGTTCGCCCCGTCCGGCCGGGTGCCGGCGGTGCTCGCGTTCGACGAGGAGTCCGGTGCGGTCGTGCTGGAGGAGGTGCGGCCCGGCACGCTCGCGGAGGACCTGCCCGCTCACGCGCTGCCCGCGCTGTGGGCCGGTCTGCTGGCCGCGCTGCACGGAGTCGGTGTGCCCGAGCGGATCGGCACCTTGCGAGAGCGGTGCGAGGAGGCCTTCGCGCGTGTGGGCCGTCGTCTGCACAACCCTGTGGTGGCCGCGCGGATCAGCCCGCTCGACTGGACGCGCGCGATGCAGAAGTGCGCGAGGTTGCTCGACACGACCCGCACACCCGTGTTGCTGCACGGTGACCTGCACCCCGGCAACGCGCTCGACGGCGGCCCGGCGCGCGGGCTCCTGGCGGTGGATCCCAAGACGTGCGTGGGAGATCCGTGCTTCGACGCGGTCGACCTGGTCGTCATGGGCGCAGGTCACGAGGGTGTGGAGGCGCGCTGTGCGGCGATCGCGGCGGCGTGCGACCTCGACGGCGACCGGTTGTTCGCCTGGGCACGGGTGATCGCGCCGTTCTTCGTCGTCGCCCACGCCACCAACGGCGCACCCGAGCCGGTCGTCGACGAACTCGTTCAACTGCTCCGCTAG
- a CDS encoding M14 family zinc carboxypeptidase: MKRLSLALAGAASVAFLVGTSVAAPPAPEPVLDGQTYVYRVQAPLGQKAQDLLAQGFDVLEQRDGTDLFVLGTKDVHGKLAAAGFPGTVEKVMPPSRFAPSTRGTGINETYYGGYRTLKAHHRHLDQVGFRYARLATVVDYGDSWRKTQGAGGYDLKAICLTRKTPGDCRLTPTARKPRFLVSAQIHAREITTGDMAWRWIDHLTTGYGRDREVTELLDTTEVWVIPIANPDGVHIVQSGGDTPVLQRKNANHTNGPRQCPTAEDPSAQIGIDLNRNLSVQWGDNGTSSDPCSQIYRGPEPDSEVETKALEKLFRSLFPDKRGPGDTTPADPDTRGMVVTMHSALNVVLLPWGYTTTPSPNDGPLRAMAKDMAQLAGPDWQYGQPGELLYTAGGSIDDWVYGELGVPHFTWEVGNWQGDCAGFLPAYSCQDGHWAKVKPMLTYAARKAANPYGGS; this comes from the coding sequence ATGAAACGGCTGAGCCTGGCGCTGGCGGGCGCCGCCAGCGTGGCCTTCCTGGTAGGGACGTCGGTGGCGGCGCCACCGGCACCCGAGCCGGTCCTGGACGGGCAGACCTACGTCTACCGCGTGCAGGCCCCGCTCGGCCAGAAGGCCCAGGACCTGCTCGCGCAGGGGTTCGACGTGCTCGAACAGCGCGACGGCACCGACCTGTTCGTGCTGGGGACGAAGGACGTGCACGGCAAGCTCGCGGCCGCCGGGTTCCCCGGCACCGTCGAGAAGGTCATGCCACCGTCGCGGTTTGCGCCCAGCACGCGGGGCACGGGGATCAACGAGACCTACTACGGCGGCTACCGCACGCTCAAGGCGCACCACAGGCACCTCGACCAGGTCGGTTTCCGGTACGCCCGGCTCGCGACGGTCGTCGACTACGGCGACTCGTGGCGCAAGACCCAGGGGGCGGGCGGCTACGACCTGAAGGCCATCTGCCTCACCAGGAAGACGCCGGGTGACTGCCGGCTCACGCCGACCGCGCGCAAGCCCCGGTTCCTCGTGTCCGCGCAGATCCACGCGCGCGAGATCACCACCGGCGACATGGCGTGGCGCTGGATCGACCATCTCACCACCGGTTACGGCCGCGACCGCGAGGTGACCGAGCTGCTCGACACCACGGAGGTCTGGGTCATCCCGATCGCCAACCCCGACGGCGTCCACATCGTCCAGTCCGGTGGCGACACACCGGTCCTGCAGCGCAAGAACGCCAACCACACCAACGGTCCCCGGCAGTGCCCGACCGCCGAGGACCCGTCCGCGCAGATCGGCATCGACCTCAACCGCAACCTCAGCGTGCAGTGGGGCGACAACGGCACGTCCAGCGACCCGTGCAGCCAGATCTACCGCGGCCCGGAGCCCGACTCCGAGGTCGAGACCAAGGCGCTGGAGAAGCTGTTCCGCTCGCTCTTCCCGGACAAGCGCGGCCCCGGTGACACCACGCCGGCCGATCCGGACACCCGCGGCATGGTCGTCACCATGCACAGCGCGCTCAACGTCGTGCTGCTGCCCTGGGGGTACACGACGACGCCCTCGCCGAACGACGGACCGTTGCGCGCCATGGCGAAGGACATGGCGCAGCTCGCCGGTCCCGACTGGCAGTACGGGCAGCCCGGTGAGCTGCTCTACACCGCGGGCGGCTCGATCGACGACTGGGTGTACGGCGAGCTCGGCGTCCCGCACTTCACCTGGGAGGTCGGCAACTGGCAGGGCGACTGCGCCGGCTTCCTGCCCGCCTACTCCTGCCAGGACGGCCACTGGGCGAAGGTGAAGCCGATGCTGACCTACGCCGCGCGCAAGGCGGCCAACCCGTACGGCGGTTCCTGA
- a CDS encoding winged helix-turn-helix transcriptional regulator, producing MKRREFGQHCGLARALELVGERWALLVIRDLTVRPRRYTDLQDGLAGIPSNVLSTRLKELEQAGIVERQVAPAPQRGVVYALTPVGQELEPALLALGRWGSTQLGDPQPGDRVTPDGAVLNMRASFRPEEATGLTASFELHARELVVHAVVTDGELASGIGPAPRPPDLTITAQLADDEPASYRMIVRAARDGRVELKGRKKLLETFLLVFTRP from the coding sequence GTGAAGCGACGTGAGTTCGGTCAGCACTGCGGTCTCGCCCGCGCCCTGGAGCTGGTGGGCGAGCGGTGGGCGCTGCTGGTCATCCGCGACCTCACCGTGCGTCCACGCCGGTACACCGACCTGCAGGACGGGCTCGCCGGCATCCCCTCGAACGTGCTGTCCACCCGGCTCAAGGAGCTCGAACAGGCCGGCATCGTCGAGCGTCAGGTGGCCCCGGCACCCCAGCGCGGCGTGGTCTACGCGCTCACGCCGGTCGGTCAGGAGCTGGAACCGGCTCTGCTCGCGCTCGGCCGCTGGGGCTCGACGCAGCTCGGCGACCCGCAGCCGGGTGACCGGGTCACGCCGGACGGGGCGGTGCTCAACATGCGGGCCTCCTTCCGGCCGGAGGAGGCGACCGGGCTCACCGCGTCCTTCGAGCTGCACGCCCGCGAGCTCGTGGTGCACGCCGTGGTCACCGACGGCGAGCTCGCCTCCGGCATCGGACCGGCGCCGCGACCGCCGGACCTCACCATCACCGCCCAGCTCGCCGACGACGAGCCGGCTTCCTACCGGATGATCGTCCGCGCCGCGCGGGACGGGCGGGTGGAGCTGAAGGGTCGCAAGAAGCTGCTGGAGACGTTCCTACTGGTGTTCACCCGGCCGTAG
- a CDS encoding MFS transporter: MTAVQDAQITNPLPRRSSWPYAPKSAGFAGISAAMVAVLVAAGAPTPLLPIYQARWGFPAWQLTLAFGVYAFSLLVAILVIGSLSDHVGRRPLMIAALALDLVAMLVFLFSASIGWLIVARIVQGVATGAASSALSAAVVELAPEHRKKLGAMMTSLAPLAGLGIGALFSGLLAQFASDAAFEVWLVLTIVMALGTLFTLVTPETATRKPGALASLRPRVALPVQVRGLYLSALPGIISAFMMMTLFMGLAPVVLVTVFAVHNPLVGALAAFVSFAAGTAASAFTSAVRPRRLRALGTASLAFGSLLFVAALGTHALPLIWASALFCGLGVGASFAGTTRGLVPEVQPHERAGLFTAIYTAGYLAMGVSAVVAGALVGVVGVAAMATGFSTVMAAVALVGVAATRIRAKS, from the coding sequence ATGACCGCAGTCCAGGACGCACAGATCACGAACCCGTTGCCGCGCAGGAGTTCCTGGCCGTACGCACCGAAGTCGGCAGGCTTCGCCGGCATCTCGGCGGCGATGGTCGCCGTCCTCGTCGCGGCAGGCGCACCGACCCCGTTGCTACCGATCTACCAAGCGCGCTGGGGCTTCCCGGCCTGGCAGCTGACCCTGGCGTTCGGCGTCTACGCGTTCTCGCTGCTGGTCGCGATCCTGGTCATCGGCTCCCTGTCCGACCACGTGGGCCGCCGCCCGCTGATGATCGCCGCACTGGCCCTGGACCTGGTGGCGATGCTGGTGTTCCTGTTCTCGGCATCAATCGGCTGGCTGATCGTGGCGCGCATCGTGCAAGGCGTCGCAACAGGTGCCGCGTCAAGTGCGCTGAGCGCGGCCGTGGTCGAACTGGCACCGGAACACCGCAAGAAGCTCGGGGCCATGATGACGAGCCTGGCCCCGTTGGCCGGCTTGGGCATCGGCGCACTGTTCTCCGGCTTGCTCGCCCAGTTCGCCTCCGACGCGGCGTTCGAGGTCTGGCTGGTGCTGACCATCGTGATGGCCCTCGGCACCCTCTTCACCCTGGTCACCCCGGAAACCGCCACTCGCAAGCCAGGCGCGCTCGCCTCGCTGCGGCCACGTGTTGCTCTGCCGGTGCAGGTGCGCGGCCTGTACCTGTCCGCACTGCCCGGCATCATCAGCGCGTTCATGATGATGACCCTGTTCATGGGCCTCGCCCCGGTCGTGCTGGTGACCGTGTTCGCCGTCCACAACCCACTCGTCGGCGCCCTGGCCGCCTTCGTCAGCTTCGCCGCCGGCACCGCCGCCTCAGCCTTCACCTCCGCCGTCCGCCCTCGCCGTCTGCGGGCGCTGGGCACGGCCTCGCTGGCATTCGGCTCACTCCTGTTCGTCGCCGCCCTCGGCACCCACGCCTTGCCGCTGATCTGGGCATCCGCCCTGTTCTGCGGCCTGGGCGTGGGCGCGTCGTTCGCCGGCACGACCCGTGGGCTGGTTCCCGAGGTCCAGCCCCACGAGCGTGCGGGACTGTTCACCGCGATCTACACCGCCGGGTACCTGGCGATGGGCGTCTCGGCGGTGGTCGCGGGGGCGCTGGTCGGCGTGGTCGGGGTGGCGGCGATGGCGACCGGGTTCAGCACCGTCATGGCCGCCGTGGCGTTGGTCGGCGTGGCCGCGACCAGGATCAGGGCCAAGAGCTGA
- a CDS encoding tetratricopeptide repeat protein encodes MPHSSRSGKKIFGSYSGPSLARMVQILDRLAANGHDTFIDRVGNRFGDPVSANVEEALRTSTLCLVYYSERYELRHACQFELMQALSADVREGGQMRTVVINPESSKAHVQPAVLKDQIYLTDDGGDADLARIIDEVERHLARLTGTYKGIDFSALPRMVGGRPGVAPKVRRYSAMWRLERALHAQRYRLTHQPTNGIAVLTGLRGVGKTTLADDYIMHFAHAYQVVIRVDLADATGPTAQSTLRDVVTEANNTLLTSKGHALVVIDSVPAGLPIGDFGAALDNVDVLLLIISEHTEYAALGQEVRLGGLTDDESMVLVHRLHPFDENGPEAEQVRELATAVDNHAMALSALARSATARRGLTTLTEHVGRVLDGTSDTMTKVAEIFVDRLDELDDEYQRATLRVLAACGPAAMPARQLRNLLSSLGMDQNRVLESVESLQTMLLVRQVGAAWQTHGLIRQAVRSHLDARTIDWIASTYAKHLVAVLRPGRAGHGEQDWNLLVRHARFLVEQPIVETITVNALLPLIARELRVDGRLGSAARYLDRLVAAGPGDPQIVLEAAADHYDVGEYEEVVTMTSRAFLSSSGRERVLLSCVHASTLDALGRFADAEPHWRAATDAATLNSLTEAERVKVRLRWIRGQRLRGVLKASAAALEELLTTPELRSSEDLRLLALIELAHIQLLTGAQNAARSNARQVLDHFAAKKQQHHAAAAEAEYVLATAQLQLQFTELKARPDRWVEAEARFLRLADELEEQYGARNAKVLACRVNADWALISHGQPKKALDSTAVLLPVVRERLGEHHPLVLREHYVRGLAHSQLGEIVEGADELGTAHRGQLTTLGIVHPETLRTQFELAIALKLRDHDGDNRRANVLLDEVWKHANHVTGWLDDLPWQAFFGATLVRWTPVRALRGIHRANHKHKW; translated from the coding sequence GTGCCGCACTCGTCCCGCTCTGGAAAAAAGATCTTCGGCTCCTACTCGGGCCCATCGCTGGCCCGCATGGTGCAGATACTCGACCGGTTGGCAGCGAATGGGCACGACACGTTCATCGACAGGGTGGGCAACCGCTTCGGGGATCCGGTGTCCGCCAACGTCGAGGAGGCGTTGCGAACCAGTACGCTGTGCTTGGTCTACTACTCGGAACGTTACGAACTGCGTCACGCGTGCCAGTTCGAGCTCATGCAGGCGCTGTCAGCTGATGTGCGTGAGGGCGGGCAGATGCGTACGGTGGTCATCAATCCTGAGTCGTCCAAAGCGCACGTCCAGCCGGCTGTGCTGAAAGACCAGATCTACCTCACGGACGATGGAGGTGATGCGGACCTCGCTCGAATCATTGACGAGGTCGAGCGCCATCTTGCACGGCTCACCGGCACCTATAAGGGAATCGACTTCTCCGCGTTGCCACGCATGGTCGGCGGCCGCCCAGGCGTCGCACCTAAAGTGCGTCGCTACAGCGCGATGTGGCGACTGGAGAGGGCGTTGCACGCGCAGCGCTACAGGCTGACACATCAGCCCACAAACGGAATCGCGGTGCTGACGGGACTCCGAGGGGTCGGCAAGACGACTCTTGCGGACGACTACATCATGCATTTCGCTCATGCGTACCAGGTGGTGATCCGGGTCGATCTGGCTGACGCCACCGGTCCTACTGCGCAGAGCACACTCCGTGACGTCGTGACCGAGGCGAACAACACGCTCCTCACGTCGAAGGGGCATGCGCTGGTCGTGATCGACAGTGTCCCGGCAGGTCTGCCCATAGGCGACTTCGGCGCCGCTCTCGACAACGTCGACGTGCTCTTGTTGATCATCTCTGAGCACACCGAGTACGCAGCCCTCGGCCAGGAGGTGCGGCTCGGCGGCTTGACCGACGACGAGTCCATGGTGCTGGTCCACCGCCTGCACCCGTTCGATGAGAATGGTCCAGAGGCTGAGCAGGTGCGGGAACTCGCCACCGCCGTTGACAACCACGCGATGGCCCTGTCGGCGCTGGCAAGGTCCGCGACCGCCCGACGTGGCCTGACCACATTGACCGAGCACGTCGGCCGTGTTCTGGACGGCACCTCGGACACGATGACGAAGGTCGCGGAGATCTTCGTCGACCGCCTTGACGAGTTGGACGACGAGTATCAACGGGCGACGTTGCGAGTCCTCGCGGCGTGCGGTCCGGCTGCGATGCCAGCTCGTCAGCTTCGAAACCTGTTGTCCAGCCTCGGAATGGACCAGAATCGGGTCCTCGAGTCGGTGGAGTCGCTGCAGACCATGTTGCTGGTGCGGCAGGTGGGTGCGGCCTGGCAAACACACGGTCTGATCAGACAAGCCGTGCGCAGCCACCTCGACGCCAGGACGATTGATTGGATCGCGTCCACCTATGCGAAGCATCTGGTGGCCGTGCTGCGTCCCGGTCGGGCAGGGCATGGGGAACAGGACTGGAACCTCCTGGTGCGCCACGCTCGTTTCCTCGTTGAACAGCCGATCGTCGAGACGATTACCGTCAATGCTTTGTTGCCGCTCATCGCGCGGGAGTTGCGGGTGGACGGGCGGCTGGGCTCGGCGGCCAGGTACCTGGACCGGCTGGTCGCAGCGGGCCCGGGAGACCCGCAGATCGTGCTGGAAGCGGCGGCCGACCATTACGACGTCGGCGAATACGAAGAAGTTGTGACGATGACCTCGCGAGCGTTCCTGTCCAGTTCGGGCCGCGAGAGGGTTCTGCTGTCGTGCGTGCACGCTTCCACGTTGGACGCACTCGGCCGGTTCGCCGACGCGGAACCGCACTGGCGGGCCGCGACTGACGCGGCCACTCTGAACAGTCTGACCGAGGCTGAGCGAGTCAAGGTTCGCTTGAGGTGGATCCGGGGACAGCGCCTGCGCGGGGTGCTCAAGGCGAGCGCGGCCGCTCTGGAGGAGTTGCTGACGACGCCGGAGTTGAGGTCGTCCGAGGACCTGAGGCTGTTGGCGCTGATCGAGCTCGCGCACATCCAACTGCTCACCGGAGCGCAGAACGCGGCCAGGAGCAACGCGCGGCAAGTGCTCGACCACTTCGCGGCGAAGAAGCAACAGCACCACGCGGCGGCGGCAGAGGCCGAATACGTGCTGGCAACCGCGCAGTTGCAACTGCAGTTCACCGAGCTCAAGGCCAGACCGGACAGGTGGGTGGAGGCCGAGGCGCGGTTCCTCCGGCTGGCAGACGAGTTGGAGGAGCAGTACGGCGCGCGGAACGCGAAGGTGCTGGCGTGCAGGGTCAACGCGGACTGGGCGCTGATCTCGCACGGTCAACCGAAGAAGGCCTTGGACAGCACCGCGGTCTTGCTGCCAGTGGTGCGCGAACGACTCGGCGAGCACCATCCTCTGGTGCTGCGCGAGCACTATGTGCGGGGACTCGCACATTCTCAGCTGGGCGAGATCGTCGAAGGGGCGGACGAGCTGGGCACCGCACATCGCGGGCAACTAACGACGCTCGGTATCGTGCACCCGGAGACGCTGCGGACGCAGTTCGAGTTGGCGATAGCGTTGAAGCTCAGAGATCATGACGGCGACAACCGCCGGGCCAACGTGTTGCTCGACGAGGTTTGGAAGCACGCGAACCACGTCACAGGCTGGCTGGACGACCTGCCTTGGCAAGCTTTCTTCGGGGCTACGCTGGTGCGCTGGACGCCGGTCCGGGCGTTGCGCGGTATTCATCGCGCCAACCACAAGCACAAGTGGTAA
- a CDS encoding tetratricopeptide repeat protein, which produces MRIVDRCGGLPLALTVLAHHAAGRPALRLTEVAAELEDQRRRLDLLSGDDPAFSVRAAFSRSYRDLPSDASAAFRLIGRLPGRSVHIAAFAAAAELDVAAATRSLNRLVRQHLVSEPRPGVYMMHDVLRFYAAELADLHGDDGRAVRRLFDHYLASAVRADRLITPNRYQVADAAAADASTGVAHVDAEAARSWMRAELPVLLALFQVDDPALDIYIWQLAYTLRGYFYLARELDAWLQTHQVALRSALRLGDQRAEALTRNNLGMVLTAVRRFDEAVDEHHQAHALFEAIGEFRGMSDCLANIGALLSRQERYEEALLYQQDALRYYLDAGLSRNSGITLRSMANTYLALGQLDEGVRCAEEALSLALAGEHGLDIAQAGNILGTARERTADHVRAEIALRQALVHAESCGSVREQAKAHWVLGEVALATGRRADAESSFNAAVHLYERAGSSLANSVREIIGSLRDA; this is translated from the coding sequence GTGCGGATCGTCGACCGGTGCGGAGGGCTGCCGCTGGCCTTGACGGTGCTCGCGCACCACGCGGCCGGTCGTCCGGCATTGCGACTGACCGAGGTGGCCGCGGAGTTGGAGGACCAAAGGCGGCGTCTCGACCTCCTCAGCGGTGACGACCCGGCGTTTTCGGTGCGGGCGGCGTTCTCCCGGTCTTACCGCGATCTCCCGTCAGATGCCTCTGCTGCGTTTCGGTTGATCGGGCGGTTGCCCGGCCGGTCTGTGCACATCGCCGCTTTCGCCGCAGCCGCCGAGTTGGACGTTGCGGCAGCGACCAGGTCGTTGAACCGGTTGGTGCGGCAACACTTGGTTTCAGAGCCGAGGCCCGGGGTCTACATGATGCACGATGTGCTGCGGTTCTACGCCGCCGAGTTGGCGGACCTGCACGGTGACGACGGCCGAGCGGTGCGTCGCTTGTTCGACCACTACCTGGCGAGTGCGGTGCGTGCGGATCGGTTGATCACACCGAACCGGTATCAGGTCGCAGATGCCGCTGCCGCCGATGCGTCCACGGGCGTCGCCCACGTGGACGCTGAAGCGGCGAGGAGTTGGATGCGGGCAGAGCTTCCGGTCCTTCTCGCACTGTTCCAAGTGGATGATCCGGCCCTGGACATATACATCTGGCAGCTTGCCTACACGCTCCGCGGGTACTTCTATCTCGCCAGGGAACTGGATGCGTGGCTCCAGACGCACCAGGTCGCGCTGCGGTCGGCGTTGCGCCTCGGTGACCAACGCGCGGAAGCGCTGACACGAAACAATCTGGGCATGGTGCTGACTGCGGTCCGGCGGTTCGACGAAGCTGTTGACGAGCACCATCAGGCGCACGCGCTGTTCGAAGCGATCGGTGAGTTCCGGGGAATGAGCGACTGCCTGGCGAACATCGGTGCGTTGCTGAGCAGGCAGGAACGGTACGAGGAAGCTCTGCTTTATCAGCAGGACGCGCTGCGCTATTACCTCGACGCCGGGCTGAGCCGCAACAGCGGCATCACCTTGAGGAGCATGGCGAACACCTATCTTGCGCTCGGACAGCTGGACGAGGGGGTGCGCTGCGCGGAGGAGGCCCTCAGTCTTGCGCTCGCGGGTGAGCACGGCCTCGACATCGCGCAGGCGGGGAACATCCTCGGCACAGCACGGGAGCGAACTGCCGATCATGTACGAGCGGAGATCGCGCTGCGGCAGGCTCTCGTGCACGCGGAATCGTGCGGTAGCGTACGGGAACAAGCCAAGGCGCATTGGGTGCTGGGTGAGGTGGCACTCGCAACCGGACGGCGTGCGGATGCCGAATCATCGTTCAACGCAGCAGTGCACCTTTACGAGCGAGCAGGCTCTTCTCTCGCAAATTCCGTGCGAGAGATAATAGGCAGCCTTCGCGACGCGTGA